In a genomic window of Mycolicibacillus parakoreensis:
- a CDS encoding F0F1 ATP synthase subunit epsilon — translation MGELNVDIVAADRSVWSGEASFIFTRTTVGEIGILPQHIPLVAELVEDAMVRVERTDAEDLRIAVHGGFLSVTEEGVIVLAESADFAEEIDETTARHDSQSSDPRIAAQGRARLRALGVLD, via the coding sequence ATGGGCGAGTTGAATGTCGACATCGTGGCCGCCGATCGCAGCGTGTGGTCGGGCGAGGCCAGTTTCATCTTCACCCGCACCACGGTCGGGGAGATCGGCATCCTGCCGCAGCACATTCCGCTGGTCGCCGAACTCGTCGAGGACGCGATGGTGCGTGTCGAACGCACTGACGCGGAAGACCTGCGGATCGCGGTGCACGGTGGGTTCCTGTCGGTGACCGAGGAAGGCGTCATCGTCTTGGCCGAGTCCGCCGATTTCGCCGAGGAGATCGACGAGACCACGGCCCGTCACGACTCGCAGTCCAGTGACCCGCGGATCGCCGCCCAGGGGCGCGCCAGGCTGCGCGCACTGGGCGTCCTTGATTAG
- a CDS encoding cob(I)yrinic acid a,c-diamide adenosyltransferase: protein MAIHVTRVYTRTGDDGTTGLSDFSRVSKNDTRLAAYADCEEANAAIGTALALGAPDETMAATLGQIQNELFDAGADLATPVVEDPKIPPLRVTQDYIDRLEDWCDRYNAELSPLNSFILPGGSPLSALLHVARTAVRRAERAAWAAVDAHPDDTNVLPAKYLNRLSDLLFILCRVANPGGDVLWQPGGQRSDKPDKPKR from the coding sequence ATGGCCATTCATGTGACGCGCGTTTACACCCGCACCGGTGATGACGGAACCACCGGGTTGAGCGATTTTTCCCGGGTCAGCAAAAACGACACCCGATTGGCGGCCTACGCCGACTGCGAAGAGGCCAATGCGGCCATCGGCACCGCCCTGGCCCTCGGCGCCCCCGACGAGACGATGGCCGCCACCTTGGGCCAGATCCAAAACGAACTGTTCGACGCCGGCGCCGACCTGGCGACCCCGGTGGTGGAGGACCCGAAGATCCCCCCGCTGCGGGTGACCCAGGACTACATCGACCGGTTGGAAGACTGGTGCGACCGCTACAACGCGGAGTTGAGCCCGCTGAACTCGTTCATCCTGCCGGGCGGCTCACCGTTGTCGGCGTTGCTGCATGTGGCGCGCACCGCGGTGCGCCGCGCCGAACGGGCGGCGTGGGCCGCGGTCGACGCCCACCCCGACGACACCAATGTGCTGCCGGCGAAGTACTTGAACCGGCTGTCGGACCTGCTGTTCATCCTGTGCCGGGTGGCCAACCCCGGCGGAGACGTGCTGTGGCAACCCGGCGGCCAACGCAGCGACAAGCCCGACAAACCGAAGCGCTGA
- the atpD gene encoding F0F1 ATP synthase subunit beta, translating to MTATAEKPAGAKGTDTNGRVVRVTGPVVDVEFPRGAVPELFNALHADITFESLAKTLTLEVAQHLGDNLVRTISMQPTDGLVRGVEVVDTGSAISVPVGDGVKGHVFNALGHCLDEPGYGEEFEHWAIHRKPPSFDELEPRTEMLETGLKVVDLLTPYVRGGKIALFGGAGVGKTVLIQEMINRIARNFGGTSVFAGVGERTREGNDLWVELGEADVLKDTALVFGQMDEPPGTRMRVALSALTMAEFFRDEQGQDVLLFIDNIFRFTQAGSEVSTLLGRMPSAVGYQPTLADEMGELQERITSTRGRSITSMQAVYVPADDYTDPAPATTFAHLDATTELSRTVFSKGIFPAVDPLASSSTILDPAVVGDEHYRVAQEVIRILQRYKDLQDIIAILGIDELSEEDKQLVNRARRIERFLSQNMMAAEQFTGQPGSTVPLKETVEAFDKLTKGDFDHLPEQAFFLIGGLDDLAKKAESLGAKM from the coding sequence ATGACTGCTACCGCTGAAAAGCCCGCCGGCGCCAAAGGCACCGACACCAACGGTCGCGTGGTCCGGGTCACCGGACCGGTCGTCGACGTCGAATTCCCTCGGGGTGCCGTGCCCGAACTGTTCAACGCGCTGCACGCCGACATCACCTTCGAGTCGCTGGCCAAGACGCTGACGTTGGAGGTGGCCCAGCACCTCGGCGACAACCTGGTGCGCACCATCTCCATGCAGCCCACCGACGGCCTGGTGCGCGGCGTCGAGGTCGTCGACACCGGCTCGGCGATCTCGGTGCCGGTCGGCGACGGGGTGAAGGGCCACGTGTTCAACGCGCTGGGGCACTGCCTCGACGAACCGGGCTACGGCGAAGAATTCGAGCACTGGGCCATCCACCGCAAGCCGCCGTCCTTCGACGAGCTCGAGCCGCGCACCGAGATGCTCGAGACCGGTCTGAAGGTGGTCGATCTGCTCACGCCGTACGTGCGTGGCGGCAAGATCGCGCTGTTCGGTGGTGCCGGTGTGGGCAAGACGGTGCTCATCCAGGAGATGATCAACCGCATCGCCCGCAACTTCGGTGGTACGTCGGTCTTCGCCGGTGTCGGTGAGCGTACCCGTGAGGGCAACGACCTGTGGGTCGAGCTCGGCGAGGCCGACGTGCTCAAGGACACCGCCCTGGTCTTCGGTCAGATGGACGAGCCGCCGGGCACCCGTATGCGCGTGGCGCTGTCGGCGCTGACGATGGCGGAGTTCTTCCGCGACGAGCAGGGCCAGGACGTGCTGCTGTTCATCGACAACATCTTCCGGTTCACCCAGGCCGGATCCGAGGTCTCCACGCTGCTGGGGCGGATGCCCTCGGCGGTGGGTTACCAGCCCACCCTGGCCGACGAGATGGGTGAGCTGCAGGAGCGGATCACCTCGACCCGCGGGCGATCGATCACCTCGATGCAGGCCGTCTACGTGCCCGCCGACGACTACACCGACCCGGCGCCGGCGACGACGTTCGCCCACCTCGATGCGACCACGGAGCTGTCGCGCACGGTGTTCTCCAAGGGGATCTTCCCGGCGGTGGACCCGCTGGCATCGAGTTCGACGATCCTGGACCCCGCGGTGGTCGGCGATGAGCACTACCGGGTCGCCCAGGAGGTCATCCGGATTCTGCAGCGCTACAAGGACCTGCAGGACATCATCGCTATTCTCGGTATCGACGAGTTGTCCGAGGAGGACAAGCAGCTGGTGAACCGGGCGCGGCGCATCGAGCGGTTCCTGAGCCAGAACATGATGGCCGCCGAGCAGTTCACCGGCCAGCCCGGCTCCACGGTGCCGCTGAAGGAGACCGTCGAGGCCTTCGACAAGCTGACCAAGGGCGACTTCGACCACCTTCCCGAGCAGGCGTTCTTCCTCATCGGTGGGCTCGATGACCTGGCGAAGAAGGCCGAGAGCCTCGGCGCCAAGATGTGA
- the murA gene encoding UDP-N-acetylglucosamine 1-carboxyvinyltransferase, with product MAERFLVTGGGRLVGEVAVGGAKNSVLKLMAAALLAEGTSTITNCPEILDVPLMAEVLRGLGATVELDGETVRITSPDELKYDADFAAVRQFRASVCVLGPLVGRCKRAKVALPGGDAIGSRPLDMHQAGLRQLGARCNIEHGCVVAEADSLHGAEIQLEFPSVGATENILMAAVLATGVTVIHNAAREPDVVDLCTMLAQMGAQITGAGSPTLTITGVPRLHPTEHRVIGDRIVAATWGIGAAMTRGDVTVAGVDPAHLQLVLHKLSDAGATVTQTENSFRVAQYERPKAVNVATLPFPGFPTDLQPMAIALAAIADGTSMITENVFEARFRFVEEMIRLGADARTDGHHAVVRGLAQLSSAPVWCSDIRAGAGLVLAGLVADGETEVHDVFHIDRGYPKFVENLVGLGVEVERVVG from the coding sequence GTGGCGGAGCGATTCCTGGTGACCGGCGGCGGACGTCTGGTCGGTGAAGTGGCCGTTGGTGGCGCCAAAAATAGCGTGCTGAAATTGATGGCGGCCGCATTGCTCGCGGAGGGCACCAGCACCATCACCAACTGCCCCGAGATCCTCGACGTGCCGTTGATGGCCGAAGTGTTGCGCGGGTTGGGCGCGACCGTCGAATTGGACGGTGAGACCGTGCGGATCACCTCCCCGGATGAGTTGAAATACGATGCCGATTTCGCCGCGGTGCGCCAATTCCGGGCGTCGGTGTGTGTGTTGGGGCCGCTGGTGGGCCGGTGCAAGCGGGCCAAGGTGGCGTTGCCCGGCGGCGACGCGATCGGGTCGCGGCCGTTGGACATGCACCAGGCCGGTCTGCGCCAGCTCGGCGCGCGGTGCAACATCGAGCACGGCTGTGTGGTCGCCGAAGCCGACTCCTTGCACGGCGCGGAGATTCAACTGGAGTTCCCCTCGGTCGGGGCGACCGAGAACATCCTGATGGCTGCGGTGCTGGCCACCGGGGTGACGGTGATCCACAACGCCGCCCGCGAACCCGACGTGGTGGACCTGTGCACGATGCTCGCCCAGATGGGGGCCCAGATCACCGGGGCCGGGTCGCCGACGTTGACCATCACCGGAGTGCCGCGGCTACACCCCACCGAGCACCGGGTGATCGGGGATCGCATCGTGGCCGCCACCTGGGGCATCGGTGCGGCGATGACCCGCGGGGACGTCACCGTCGCCGGGGTCGACCCGGCGCACCTACAGCTGGTGCTGCACAAGCTCAGCGACGCCGGGGCCACGGTGACCCAGACCGAGAACAGTTTCCGGGTGGCCCAGTACGAGCGGCCCAAGGCCGTCAATGTGGCGACGCTGCCGTTCCCCGGTTTCCCGACCGACCTGCAGCCGATGGCGATCGCGTTGGCGGCGATCGCCGACGGCACGTCGATGATCACCGAGAACGTCTTCGAGGCGCGGTTCCGGTTCGTCGAGGAGATGATCCGGTTGGGCGCCGACGCCCGCACCGACGGCCACCACGCGGTGGTGCGGGGTTTGGCCCAGCTCTCCAGCGCCCCGGTGTGGTGCTCGGACATCCGGGCCGGCGCCGGGCTGGTGCTGGCCGGGCTGGTCGCCGACGGCGAGACCGAGGTGCACGACGTCTTCCACATCGATCGCGGTTATCCGAAGTTCGTCGAGAACCTGGTCGGCCTCGGTGTGGAGGTCGAACGCGTCGTTGGGTAG
- a CDS encoding tetratricopeptide repeat protein, with the protein MSQGSGGERRPRSGGPQRGPRPRPQPPRSSGPGRAGRAQPHPAARAQSAPHEGPAIPPEVQAKQLAPEVRRELSTLDRSTADTVARHLVAAGTLLDEDPEAALQHARAARARAARIAAVREAVGIAAYHCGDWAQALAELRAARRMGSTSPLLPLVADCERGLGRPQRAIEVARGPEAAELTGDEADELRIVAAGARADLGQLDAALAVLTTPQIDPDRTGAIAARLYYAHAEILLALQRTEEALQWFLRCAAADIDGVTDAEERIGELS; encoded by the coding sequence GTGAGCCAAGGCAGCGGTGGGGAACGGCGGCCGCGCTCGGGCGGCCCTCAACGCGGCCCGCGCCCGCGACCGCAGCCGCCGCGCAGCTCCGGTCCCGGCCGGGCCGGCCGCGCACAGCCGCACCCCGCCGCGCGTGCCCAGAGCGCGCCGCACGAAGGCCCGGCGATCCCGCCCGAGGTGCAAGCCAAGCAACTGGCGCCCGAGGTACGCCGCGAGCTGTCCACGCTGGACCGCTCGACCGCCGACACCGTGGCGCGACACCTGGTGGCCGCCGGGACGCTGCTCGACGAGGACCCCGAGGCGGCGTTGCAGCACGCCCGCGCCGCCCGGGCACGCGCGGCCCGGATCGCCGCGGTGCGCGAAGCGGTGGGGATCGCCGCCTACCACTGCGGCGACTGGGCGCAGGCGCTGGCCGAACTGCGGGCCGCACGGCGGATGGGCAGCACATCCCCGCTGCTGCCGCTGGTCGCCGACTGTGAACGCGGTCTCGGGCGGCCGCAGCGGGCCATCGAGGTGGCCCGCGGTCCGGAAGCGGCCGAACTCACCGGCGACGAGGCCGACGAACTGCGGATCGTCGCGGCGGGCGCGCGCGCCGACCTCGGCCAGCTCGACGCCGCACTGGCGGTGCTGACCACCCCGCAGATCGATCCCGACCGCACCGGGGCGATCGCGGCCCGGCTCTACTACGCCCACGCCGAGATCCTGCTGGCCCTGCAGCGCACCGAGGAGGCGCTGCAGTGGTTTCTGCGCTGCGCGGCCGCCGACATCGACGGGGTGACCGACGCCGAAGAGCGCATCGGCGAGCTGAGCTGA
- the atpA gene encoding F0F1 ATP synthase subunit alpha yields the protein MAELTISADDIQGAIEEYVDSFSSDTAREEVGTVIDAGDGIAHVEGLPSVMTQELLEFPGGVLGVALNLDEHSVGAVILGDFENLAEGQQVKRTGEVLSVPVGDGFLGRVINPLGQPIDARGDIEAETRRALEMQAPSVVQRQSVSEPLQTGVKAVDAMTPIGRGQRQLIIGDRKTGKTALCVDTILNQRQNWESGDPKQQVRCVYVAVGQKGTTIASVRRALEEGGAMDYTTIVAAPASDSAGFKWLAPYTGSAIAQHWMYQGKHVLIVFDDLTKQAEAYRAISLLLRRPPGREAYPGDVFYLHSRLLERCAKLSDELGGGSLTGLPIIETKANDISAYIPTNVISITDGQCFLESDLFNQGVRPAINVGVSVSRVGGAAQIKAMKEVAGSLRLDLSQYRELEAFAAFASDLDATSKAQLDRGARLVELLKQPQFAPMAVEEQVVSIFLGTEGHLDSVPVEDVGRFEAELLDHIRASEAEILNDIRDSTKLSEETSEKLVAAINKFKKGFAPTGGGSVVPDENVDALDEDELGKAAVKVRKPAPKKK from the coding sequence ATGGCAGAGTTGACAATCTCCGCTGATGACATCCAGGGTGCGATCGAGGAGTACGTGGACTCCTTCTCCTCCGACACCGCCCGGGAGGAGGTCGGCACCGTCATCGACGCCGGTGACGGTATCGCCCACGTCGAGGGCCTGCCCTCGGTGATGACCCAGGAGCTGCTCGAGTTCCCCGGCGGGGTGCTGGGCGTGGCGCTCAACCTCGACGAGCACAGCGTCGGTGCGGTCATCCTCGGTGACTTCGAGAACCTCGCCGAAGGCCAGCAGGTCAAGCGCACCGGCGAGGTGCTCTCGGTGCCGGTCGGTGACGGCTTCCTGGGCCGGGTGATCAACCCGCTCGGCCAGCCGATCGACGCCCGGGGCGACATCGAGGCCGAGACCCGCCGCGCCCTGGAGATGCAGGCCCCGTCGGTGGTGCAGCGCCAGAGCGTGAGCGAGCCGCTGCAGACCGGTGTCAAGGCCGTCGACGCGATGACCCCGATCGGGCGCGGCCAGCGTCAGCTGATCATCGGCGACCGCAAGACGGGCAAGACCGCGCTGTGTGTGGACACCATCCTCAACCAGCGCCAGAACTGGGAGAGTGGTGACCCCAAGCAGCAGGTGCGCTGCGTGTACGTCGCCGTCGGGCAGAAGGGCACCACCATCGCCAGCGTGCGCCGCGCGCTGGAAGAGGGCGGCGCGATGGACTACACCACGATCGTCGCCGCCCCGGCCTCGGACTCGGCCGGTTTCAAGTGGCTGGCCCCCTACACCGGTTCGGCGATCGCCCAGCACTGGATGTATCAGGGCAAGCACGTGCTGATCGTCTTCGACGACCTGACCAAGCAGGCCGAGGCCTACCGCGCCATCTCGCTGCTGCTGCGCCGCCCGCCGGGCCGCGAGGCGTACCCCGGTGACGTGTTCTACCTGCACTCGCGGCTGCTGGAGCGTTGCGCGAAGCTCTCCGACGAGCTCGGCGGCGGTTCGCTGACCGGGTTGCCGATCATCGAGACCAAGGCCAACGACATCTCGGCCTACATCCCGACCAACGTCATCTCGATCACCGACGGTCAGTGCTTCCTGGAGAGCGACCTGTTCAACCAGGGTGTGCGCCCGGCCATCAACGTCGGTGTCTCGGTGTCCCGTGTCGGCGGCGCCGCCCAGATCAAGGCCATGAAGGAGGTGGCCGGCTCGTTGCGTCTGGACCTGTCGCAGTACCGCGAACTCGAGGCGTTCGCCGCCTTCGCCTCCGATCTGGACGCCACCAGCAAGGCCCAGCTGGATCGCGGCGCCCGGCTGGTGGAGCTGCTCAAACAGCCGCAGTTCGCGCCGATGGCCGTCGAAGAGCAGGTCGTGTCGATCTTCCTCGGGACCGAGGGGCACCTGGACTCGGTGCCGGTGGAAGACGTCGGCCGGTTCGAGGCCGAGCTGCTCGACCACATCCGGGCCTCGGAGGCTGAGATCCTCAACGACATCCGCGACAGCACGAAGCTCTCCGAGGAGACCAGCGAGAAGCTGGTCGCGGCGATCAACAAGTTCAAGAAGGGCTTCGCGCCGACCGGTGGCGGTTCGGTGGTGCCCGACGAGAACGTCGACGCCCTCGACGAAGACGAATTGGGCAAGGCGGCCGTCAAGGTCCGCAAGCCCGCGCCGAAGAAGAAATAG
- a CDS encoding DUF2550 domain-containing protein — translation MSASMVGMVVLVVVLVVALAALSYRLWKLRQGGTAGIMRDIPAVAGHGWRHGVIRYRGGEAAFYRLSSVRLWPDRRLSRRGIEIVSRRAPRGDEFDIMTDEITILAVHDTGQGGADYEIAFDRGALTAFLSWLESRPSPRARRRTT, via the coding sequence ATGAGCGCGTCCATGGTCGGCATGGTCGTGCTCGTCGTCGTGCTGGTGGTCGCGCTGGCCGCCTTGAGTTACCGGCTGTGGAAGCTGCGCCAAGGCGGCACCGCGGGCATCATGCGCGATATCCCCGCGGTGGCCGGCCACGGGTGGCGCCACGGCGTGATCCGGTACCGCGGCGGCGAAGCCGCGTTCTATCGGTTGTCGAGCGTGCGGCTCTGGCCGGATCGGCGGCTCAGCCGGCGTGGCATCGAGATCGTGTCCCGGCGTGCCCCGCGGGGCGACGAATTCGACATCATGACCGACGAGATCACCATCCTGGCCGTCCACGACACCGGTCAGGGTGGGGCCGACTACGAGATCGCGTTCGACCGCGGCGCGCTGACCGCGTTCCTGTCGTGGCTGGAGTCGCGGCCCTCACCGCGGGCGCGGCGGCGCACCACCTGA
- a CDS encoding TlyA family RNA methyltransferase has translation MARRVRVDAELVRRGLARSRQQAAELIGAGKVSIDGMPAVKPATAVAPTANLTVDAANDRPWVSRGAHKLIGALETFGLGVARRRCLDAGASTGGFTEVLLDRGVREVVAVDVGYGQLAWPLRSDPRVTVLERTNVRNLTAEQTGGAVDLVVADLSFISLATVLPALVGCAAPDADIVPMVKPQFEVGKGQVGPGGVVQDPALRHAAVLSVADRAAVLGWPPVGVTASPLPGPSGNVEYFLWLRARTDHPLTGAALDDAVQSAVAEGPQ, from the coding sequence GTGGCGCGGCGCGTCCGTGTTGACGCCGAACTGGTCCGACGGGGACTGGCCCGGTCCCGCCAGCAGGCCGCGGAATTGATCGGCGCCGGCAAGGTCAGCATCGACGGCATGCCGGCGGTCAAACCGGCCACCGCGGTGGCGCCCACCGCGAACCTCACGGTCGACGCCGCGAACGATCGCCCGTGGGTGTCGCGCGGTGCCCACAAGCTGATCGGCGCGCTGGAGACCTTCGGTCTCGGCGTCGCGCGGCGACGCTGCCTCGACGCCGGTGCGTCCACCGGCGGGTTCACCGAGGTGCTGCTCGACCGCGGTGTCCGCGAAGTGGTGGCCGTCGACGTCGGCTACGGGCAGCTGGCCTGGCCGCTGCGCTCCGATCCGCGGGTGACGGTGCTGGAGCGCACCAACGTGCGCAACCTGACCGCCGAGCAAACCGGCGGCGCCGTCGACCTGGTCGTCGCCGACCTGTCGTTCATCTCGCTGGCGACCGTGTTGCCCGCACTGGTCGGCTGCGCGGCACCCGACGCCGATATCGTGCCCATGGTGAAACCACAATTCGAGGTCGGCAAGGGCCAGGTGGGCCCGGGAGGAGTCGTCCAGGACCCGGCCCTGCGCCACGCGGCGGTGCTGTCGGTGGCCGACCGTGCCGCCGTGCTGGGCTGGCCGCCCGTCGGGGTGACCGCCAGCCCGCTTCCGGGCCCGTCGGGCAATGTCGAATATTTTCTGTGGCTGCGCGCGCGCACCGACCACCCGTTGACCGGGGCGGCGCTCGATGACGCCGTGCAGTCCGCCGTCGCGGAAGGACCGCAATGA
- a CDS encoding F0F1 ATP synthase subunit gamma encodes MAATLRELRGRIRSAGSIKKITKAQELIATSRIGKAQARLAAARPYATEITNMLTTLAGESALDHPLLVERDNRTRAGVLVVTSDRGLCGAYNANVLRRAEELFALLREEGKQPTLYVVGRKALGYYTFRNWEITGSWNGFSEQPTYEDAAEIASTLMSAFLAGADDEQGGSGEAAVDELHIVATEFKSMLSQSAEALRVAPMVVEYVEEDTGPHTLFSFEPDATTLFDSLLPRYLTTRVYAALLEAAASELASRQRAMKAATDNADDLIKALTLEANRERQAQITQEISEIVGGANALAGASQ; translated from the coding sequence ATGGCAGCCACACTTCGCGAGCTACGGGGACGGATCCGCTCCGCCGGGTCGATCAAGAAGATCACCAAGGCCCAGGAGCTGATCGCGACCTCGCGCATCGGCAAGGCGCAGGCCCGGTTGGCCGCCGCCCGACCGTATGCCACCGAGATCACCAACATGTTGACCACGCTGGCCGGGGAGAGCGCTCTGGACCACCCTCTGCTGGTCGAGCGGGACAACCGGACGCGCGCCGGTGTGCTGGTGGTGACCTCGGATCGGGGGCTGTGCGGGGCCTACAACGCCAACGTGCTGCGTCGCGCCGAGGAACTGTTCGCCCTGCTGCGTGAGGAGGGCAAGCAGCCCACCCTCTATGTGGTGGGCCGCAAGGCGTTGGGCTACTACACGTTCCGCAACTGGGAGATCACCGGGTCCTGGAACGGGTTCTCCGAGCAGCCCACCTACGAGGACGCCGCTGAGATCGCCTCGACGTTGATGAGCGCGTTTCTGGCCGGGGCCGATGACGAGCAGGGCGGTTCCGGTGAGGCCGCGGTCGATGAACTGCACATCGTGGCCACCGAGTTCAAGTCGATGCTGTCGCAGTCGGCCGAGGCGTTGCGGGTCGCGCCGATGGTCGTCGAGTACGTCGAGGAGGACACCGGTCCGCACACCCTGTTCTCGTTCGAGCCGGACGCCACCACGCTGTTCGACTCCCTGCTGCCGCGTTACCTCACCACCCGTGTGTACGCGGCGCTTCTTGAGGCCGCGGCCTCGGAACTGGCGTCCCGTCAGCGCGCGATGAAGGCGGCCACCGACAACGCCGACGACCTCATCAAGGCGCTCACTCTGGAAGCCAACCGCGAACGGCAGGCCCAGATCACCCAGGAAATCAGTGAAATCGTCGGTGGCGCGAACGCCCTCGCCGGCGCCTCCCAATAA
- a CDS encoding HAD-IIA family hydrolase, with protein MATLLDAHDCLLLDLDGTVFRGHRPTEGAVEALRTAPARALFVTNNASRSAAQVADHLRELGFEAAAEDVVTSAQSAAHLLARRLDPGAPVLVVGTDSLAAEIRAVGLTPVRRFAEDPVAVVQGHSPDTGWAQLAEAALAVRSGALWVASNVDRTLPSERGLLPGNGAMVAALRAATDTDPQVAGKPAPTLLTDALARGRFASPLVVGDRLDTDIAGANASGLPSLMVLTGVNSARDAVFADPDQRPTYLGADLRALHRGAETVAVAAQPGWRVTVEETTVTVTRAADHRAEDPLSVVRAVARAIWDAESRGRPHTVLAGDDAARAALQRWSLLADPDRLA; from the coding sequence ATGGCCACTCTCCTCGACGCCCATGACTGTCTGCTGCTCGACCTCGACGGCACGGTGTTTCGCGGCCACCGCCCCACCGAGGGGGCGGTGGAGGCGCTGCGGACCGCGCCGGCCCGCGCCCTGTTCGTCACCAACAACGCCTCCCGCAGCGCCGCGCAGGTCGCCGACCATCTGCGTGAGCTGGGGTTCGAGGCCGCCGCCGAGGACGTCGTCACCAGCGCGCAGAGCGCGGCACACCTGTTGGCGCGCCGGCTCGATCCCGGGGCACCGGTCCTGGTCGTCGGCACCGATTCGCTGGCGGCCGAGATCCGCGCCGTCGGGCTGACACCGGTACGCCGGTTCGCCGAGGACCCGGTGGCCGTGGTGCAGGGGCACTCGCCGGACACCGGCTGGGCGCAGCTGGCCGAGGCCGCGCTGGCGGTGCGGTCCGGGGCGCTGTGGGTGGCGTCCAACGTCGACCGCACCCTGCCCTCGGAGCGGGGCCTGCTGCCCGGCAACGGTGCGATGGTCGCCGCGCTGCGGGCCGCCACCGACACCGACCCCCAGGTGGCCGGCAAACCGGCACCGACGCTGTTGACCGACGCGTTGGCGCGCGGACGGTTCGCCAGCCCGTTGGTCGTCGGTGACCGGCTCGACACCGACATCGCCGGGGCGAACGCGAGCGGCTTGCCCAGCCTGATGGTGCTCACGGGGGTCAATTCCGCGCGTGACGCGGTGTTCGCCGACCCCGATCAGCGCCCCACCTACCTGGGTGCCGATCTGCGCGCGTTGCATCGGGGCGCCGAGACGGTGGCCGTCGCGGCGCAGCCGGGGTGGCGGGTCACCGTCGAGGAGACGACGGTGACCGTGACGCGGGCTGCCGATCACCGTGCCGAGGACCCGCTGTCGGTGGTGCGGGCGGTGGCCCGCGCGATCTGGGACGCCGAGTCGCGGGGGCGCCCCCACACGGTCCTGGCCGGCGACGACGCCGCGCGCGCGGCGCTGCAGCGCTGGTCGCTGCTCGCCGACCCCGATCGACTAGCGTGA
- a CDS encoding F0F1 ATP synthase subunit B/delta, translating to MSTFIGQLIGFTLIVVLLWRYVVPLIRRMMAAQQNSIREQLDEAAGAAARLADADQAHSKAVEDAKRESTRVVEDARADAERISAQLRSQADAEVERIKTQGGEQVQLLRAQLIRQLRADLGRESVARAGDLVRDHVSDPGRQAATVDRFLDELEAMAPSAVQIEDPVLARFRSGSRRSYNSLSERFVEVVADLDDQGLSTLADELVAVVKLLQNEALVTRYLTIPGEDAAPRLRLVQRLLSGKVGTATTNLVTAAVAERWSETADLAKALEYLARQSLLVRAERSGHIDEVEDQLFRFSRILDAQPRLDTLLGDDTAPAQDRVRLLHRVLDRAGNANPVAVALLSQTVELLHGQPTQHAVLGLAEAAVSRRGEVVAHVRAAAPLGEAQRTRVTEVLSRVYSHPVTVQMQIAPELLGGLEISVGDEVIDGTLSSRLAAAQTQLPD from the coding sequence ATGTCGACATTCATTGGTCAGTTGATCGGGTTCACCCTCATCGTGGTGTTGCTGTGGCGGTACGTGGTGCCCCTGATACGCAGGATGATGGCGGCGCAACAGAACTCGATCCGCGAGCAGTTGGACGAGGCCGCCGGCGCCGCCGCCCGGTTGGCCGACGCCGACCAGGCGCACAGCAAGGCGGTCGAGGACGCCAAGCGCGAGTCCACGCGAGTCGTCGAGGACGCCCGCGCCGACGCCGAGCGGATCTCGGCGCAGCTGCGTTCGCAGGCCGACGCCGAGGTGGAGCGGATCAAGACCCAGGGTGGCGAGCAGGTCCAGCTGCTGCGTGCCCAGTTGATCCGGCAGCTGCGCGCGGACCTGGGCCGCGAATCGGTCGCACGAGCCGGTGACCTGGTCCGTGACCACGTCAGCGATCCGGGCCGTCAGGCCGCCACCGTGGACCGGTTCCTCGATGAGCTCGAGGCGATGGCGCCGTCGGCGGTGCAGATCGAGGACCCGGTGCTGGCCCGATTCCGGTCCGGCAGCCGCCGCTCCTACAACAGCCTCTCCGAGCGGTTCGTCGAGGTCGTCGCCGACCTCGACGACCAGGGCCTGTCGACCCTGGCCGACGAGTTGGTGGCGGTGGTCAAGCTGCTGCAGAACGAGGCGCTGGTCACCCGGTATCTGACCATTCCCGGTGAGGACGCCGCACCGCGGCTGCGCCTGGTGCAGCGTCTGCTCTCGGGCAAGGTGGGCACCGCCACGACGAACCTGGTCACCGCCGCGGTCGCCGAGCGGTGGTCGGAGACCGCCGATCTGGCCAAGGCGCTGGAGTACCTGGCCCGCCAGTCGCTGCTGGTCCGCGCCGAGCGGTCCGGTCACATCGACGAGGTCGAAGACCAACTGTTCCGGTTCTCCCGCATCCTCGACGCACAGCCGCGGTTGGACACCCTCCTGGGCGACGACACCGCCCCGGCGCAAGACCGGGTGCGTTTGCTGCACCGCGTTCTCGACCGGGCCGGCAACGCCAACCCGGTCGCGGTGGCGTTGCTGTCGCAGACCGTGGAGCTGCTGCACGGTCAGCCCACCCAGCACGCGGTGCTCGGACTGGCCGAGGCGGCGGTCTCGCGCCGCGGCGAGGTGGTGGCGCACGTTCGCGCGGCCGCCCCGCTCGGCGAGGCCCAGCGCACCCGGGTGACCGAGGTGCTCAGCCGGGTCTACAGCCACCCGGTGACCGTCCAGATGCAGATCGCCCCCGAGCTGCTCGGCGGTCTGGAGATCTCGGTCGGCGACGAGGTGATCGACGGCACGCTGTCGTCGCGTCTGGCGGCCGCCCAAACCCAGCTCCCCGACTGA